One window from the genome of Nicotiana sylvestris chromosome 9, ASM39365v2, whole genome shotgun sequence encodes:
- the LOC104246419 gene encoding large ribosomal subunit protein eL14: MPFKRFVEIGRVALINYGKEYGKLVVIVDVIDQNRALVDAPDMVRSQINFKRLSLTDIKIDIKRIPKKKTLVEAMEAADVKTKWENSSWGRKLIVQKRRAALNDFDRFKLMLAKIKRAGVVRQELAKLKKTAA, encoded by the exons ATG CCGTTCAAGAGGTTCGTGGAGATTGGAAGGGTAGCCTTAATCAACTACGGAAAGGAATATGGCAAGCTGGTCGTTATAGTCGATGTCATCGACCAAAATAGG GCTCTTGTTGATGCTCCAGACATGGTGAGGAGCCAGATTAACTTCAAGAGACTTTCACTCACAGATATCAAAATTGACATCAAAAGAATCCCAAAGAAGAAGACCTTGGTCGAGGCTATGGAAGCTGCTG ATGTGAAGACCAAGTGGGAGAACAGTTCATGGGGAAGGAAGTTGATAGTGCAGAAGAGGAGGGCTGCACTTAACGATTTTGACAGGTTCAAGCTTATGTTGGCAAAGATTAAG AGGGCCGGAGTTGTGAGACAGGAGCTTGCAAAGCTTAAGAAGACCGCTGCTTAA